A genomic window from Phoenix dactylifera cultivar Barhee BC4 chromosome 7, palm_55x_up_171113_PBpolish2nd_filt_p, whole genome shotgun sequence includes:
- the LOC120111300 gene encoding uclacyanin 1-like: MASLLRGYISVVVGVVVLIATGCGGGGIGRCEAAEGVDHVVGGDQGWDAASDVAAWSIDRVFRVGDNIWFAYSATRESIIELASKEEFESCELDKPIRMYTSGLDRVSLDGAGARYFSSGKLESCQNGLKLHAEVVPQVEAGEQADQVKQVMKAKELAAGPQPSGSSHITQSALMVIGFVLLCFMAL; this comes from the exons atggctAGCTTGTTAAGGGGCTATATTAGTGTTGTTGTTGGAGTGGTAGTTTTAATAGCTACGGGGTGTGGAGGGGGAGGGATAGGAAGATGTGAGGCAGCAGAAGGGGTGGACCATGTTGTTGGAGGTGATCAAGGGTGGGATGCTGCTTCTGATGTGGCTGCTTGGTCCATTGACAGGGTCTTCAGGGTTGGAGACAACATCT GGTTCGCTTACTCTGCAACTCGAGAGAGCATCATCGAGCTAGCGAGCAAGGAAGAATTTGAGTCTTGTGAGCTTGACAAACCAATTCGGATGTACACCAGCGGGCTCGACCGGGTGAGCCTCGATGGAGCCGGTGCGCGCTACTTTTCCAGTGGTAAGCTCGAGAGTTGCCAGAATGGGCTCAAATTGCATGCAGAGGTGGTGCCCCAAGTCGAAGCCGGCGAGCAAGCGGATCAGGTTAAGCAGGTCATGAAAGCTAAAGAATTGGCAGCAGGGCCCCAACCATCGGGCTCGAGCCATATAACACAATCAGCTTTGATGGTGATTGGGTTTGTTCTACTTTGTTTTATGGCCCTCTAA
- the LOC103702327 gene encoding indole-3-acetate O-methyltransferase 1, which yields MALNGDSVVVPQMKLERMFSMRGGKGEGSYVKNSQAQARHARSLLHFLKETLNSMQLPPSSADTSFTIADLGCSCGPNALFNMDIIVKHVTEIYDAVGREAPEFLVYLSDLPSNDFNTLFQLLPPLTSNSPEESLAAIDEQQRSYYAAGVPGSFFGRLFPARSIHVFHSTFSLHWLSQVPARVTDKQSAAHNKGRIFIHGAPKCTTDAYRDQFKADLTGFLQCRAKEMKDGGVMFLAFLGRTSVDPTDQGGPGILFGTHFQDAWDDLVQEGLLESEKRDSFNIPVYAASLQEFREVVEANGSFAINKLEVVKGGSPLVVSHPEDAAEISRALANSCRSVSGVLVDEHIGEELSEELFIRVERRAVKHAKELMEQLQFFHIVASLSLA from the exons ATGGCTCTCAATGGAGACAGTGTGGTGGTTCCtcaaatgaaacttgagagGATGTTTAGCATGAGAGGAGGCAAGGGGGAGGGCAGCTATGTGAAGAATTCGCAAGCTCAG GCTCGTCATGCCCGGTCCTTGCTTCACTTCCTGAAGGAAACACTAAACTCCATGcagcttcctccttcctctgCGGACACTTCGTTCACCATCGCAGACCTAGGTTGCTCCTGCGGGCCGAATGCACTCTTCAACATGGACATCATAGTTAAACATGTGACCGAGATATACGACGCAGTTGGTCGCGAGGCACCTGAATTCCTTGTCTACTTGTCCGACCTCCCCAGCAACGATTTCAACACCCTCTTCCAGCTTCTTCCTCCACTGACAAGCAATAGTCCAGAGGAATCCCTGGCAGCGATCGACGAGCAGCAGCGATCCTACTATGCTGCTGGGGTGCCAGGATCGTTCTTCGGTCGGCTTTTTCCGGCAAGATCGATCCATGTGTTCCACTCGACCTTCTCCTTGCATTGGCTCTCCCAG GTGCCGGCGAGGGTGACGGATAAGCAGTCGGCGGCGCATAACAAGGGCCGGATCTTCATCCATGGTGCACCCAAATGCACCACGGACGCCTACAGGGACCAATTCAAGGCAGACCTAACCGGATTCCTGCAGTGCCGGGCCAAGGAGATGAAGGATGGGGGTGTCATGTTCTTGGCGTTCCTGGGCCGGACCTCCGTCGACCCCACTGACCAAGGTGGCCCTGGCATCCTTTTTGGCACCCACTTCCAGGATGCCTGGGATGACCTTGTCCAAGAG GGTCTGCTGGAGAGTGAGAAGCGCGACAGCTTCAACATCCCAGTGTACGCAGCAAGCCTCCAGGAGTTCAGGGAGGTCGTGGAAGCCAACGGCTCGTTCGCCATTAACAAGCTTGAAGTTGTGAAAGGAGGTAGCCCGTTGGTCGTCAGCCACCCAGAAGATGCCGCTGAGATCAGCCGAGCACTCGCCAACAGCTGCCGTTCCGTGAGCGGGGTGCTCGTTGATGAGCACATTGGGGAAGAATTGAGTGAAGAATTATTCATTCGGGTCGAGCGTCGTGCGGTCAAACATGCAAAGGAGCTGATGGAGCAACTGCAGTTCTTCCACATTGTTGCCTCCCTCTCATTGGCATAG
- the LOC103702324 gene encoding cell division protein FtsZ homolog 1, chloroplastic-like, translating to MAASPCLQLWNPTTLCSPSSLGIALSPRGLAPADRRRASHWRRGLTLQCSYSSSASVDSARIKVVGVGGGGNNAVNRMIGSGLEGVEFYAINTDAQALLHSQAKNPLQIGELLTRGLGTGGNPLLGEQAAEESKEAIANALKDSELVFVTAGMGGGTGSGAAPVVAQISKEAGYLTVGVVTYPFSFEGRKRSLQALEAIEKLQKSVDTLIVIPNDRLLDVVDEHTPLQDAFLLADDVLRQGVQGISDIILIPGLVNVDFADVKAVMKNSGTAMLGLGVSSSKNRALEAAEQAIFAPLIGSSIESATGVVYNITGGKDITLQEVNRVSQVVTSLADPSANIIFGAVVDDRYTGEIHVTIIATGFPQSFQKTLLTDPKVAKAVDVRENKGWALRRNTATDSSPVPSMPRRLFF from the exons ATGGCTGCTTCTCCGTGCCTTCAGCTGTGGAATCCCACCACTTTgtgctctccttcttctcttggaATTGCCCTCTCCCCACGTGGCCTCGCTCCGGCAGACCGGAGGAGGGCCTCCCATTGGCGAAGGGGCTTGACCTTGCAGTGCTCCTACTCCTCCTCTGCGTCGGTGGACTCTGCCAGGATCAAGGTGGTCGGCGTCGGAGGGGGCGGGAACAATGCCGTCAATCGCATGATTGGAAGTGGACTGGAG GGAGTTGAATTTTATGCAATAAACACCGATGCCCAGGCTCTGTTACATTCACAGGCAAAGAATCCTCTACAAATTGGAGAGCTTTTAACTCGTGGTTTAG GTACTGGTGGAAATCCTCTTCTAGGAGAGCAAGCTGCTGAGGAATCTAAAGAAGCTATTGCCAATGCACTCAAGGACTCAGAGCTTGTTTTTGTAACAGCTGGTATGGGTGGAGGCACAGGATCTGGTGCTGCTCCAGTTGTTGCCCAGATATCAAAGGAAGCTGGTTATCTGACTGTTGGTGTGGTCACTTATCCATTCAGCTTTGAAGGCCGGAAACGTTCATTACAG GCACTGGAGGCTATTGAAAAGTTGCAAAAGAGCGTTGATACTCTTATAGTAATTCCCAATGATCGGTTGTTGGATGTTGTTGACGAGCATACACCTCTTCAGGATGCGTTTCTTCTTGCTGATGATGTTTTACGCCAAGGGGTGCAAGGGATATCTGACATCATATTG ATTCCTGGACTTGTAAATGTTGATTTTGCTGATGTGAAAGCTGTCATGAAGAACTCTGGAACTGCCATGCTTGGTCTTGGTGTTTCCTCTAGTAAAAACCGGGCACTAGAAGCTGCTGAACAAGCAATCTTTGCTCCCCTAATTGGATCATCAATTGAATCTGCTACTGGGGTTGTGTACAATATAACTGGGGGAAAGGATATAACCTTGCAAGAAGTAAACAGAGTCTCCCAG GTCGTAACTAGCCTGGCAGATCCTTCTGCAAATATAATATTTGGAGCCGTTGTTGATGACCGCTACACAGGTGAAATCCATGTGACAATAATTGCTACAGGCTTCCCTCAGTCTTTTCAGAAAACCCTCCTGACAGATCCAAAGGTTGCAAAAGCTGTTGATGTCCGAGAAAACAAAGGTTGGGCTCTCCGCCGTAACACTGCCACCGACTCATCGCCGGTGCCCTCAATGCCCCGGAGGCTGTTCTTCTGA
- the LOC103702325 gene encoding 3-oxoacyl-[acyl-carrier-protein] synthase, mitochondrial has translation MAALLRRALRPPFGRRFFSSQPFSPPPNAPRRRVVVTGLGMVTPLGCGVERTWSRLVAGQCGIRALVPSDLKMDGFDEATVMHTYEQLASKVAAIVPSGKEGGEFDEEQWLQSKDHRSIARFIAYALCSSDEALRDANWLPIEFEKKERTGVSIGGGIGSISDILDAAQMICEKRLRRLSPFFIPRILINMTSGHVSMKYGFQGPNHAAVTACATGAHSIGDATRMIQFGDADVMIAGGTESSIDALSIAGFCRSRALTTKYNFLPHASSRPFDCKRDGFVMGEGCGVMVLEELDHAKERGARIYAELRGYGMSGDAYHITQPHNEGRGAILAMTRAIEQSGLHPNEVDYVNAHATSTPLGDAVEASAIKSLFLDHATSGALALSSTKGATGHLLGAAGSVEAIFAVLAIHHGIAPPTLNLDEPDPVFNGAYMPLSASKKMQIRAALSNSFGFGGTNASLLFIQPP, from the exons ATGGCCGCCCTCCTCCGCCGCGCCCTCCGCCCTCCGTTTGGTCGCCGCTTCTTCTCGTCCCAACCGTTCTCTCCGCCTCCCAACGCTCCCCGCCGCCGCGTCGTGGTCACAG GTCTGGGGATGGTCACGCCGCTTGGGTGCGGGGTGGAGCGCACGTGGAGCCGGCTGGTAGCGGGGCAATGCGGGATCCGGGCGCTCGTGCCCTCTGATCTCAAGATGGACGGCTTCGATGAAGCAACGGTGATGCACACCTACGAGCAGCTCGCGTCCAAGGTCGCCGCCATCGTGCCCTCCGGCAAAGAGGGCGGAGAGTTCGATGAGGAACAATGGCTTCAGTCCAAG GACCATAGATCCATAGCAAGATTTATAGCATATGCACTATGTTCAAGTGACGAGGCTCTTAGAGATGCAAACTGGCTGCCAATTGAGtttgaaaagaaggaaagaacg GGTGTTTCCATCGGTGGGGGGATTGGAAGCATTTCTGACATTTTAGATGCAGCACAAATGATCTGTGAGAAG CGTTTACGTAGGCTTAGTCCGTTCTTCATACCTAGAATATTAATCAACATGACATCAGGTCATGTCAGCATGAAATATGGATTCCAG GGTCCCAATCATGCTGCTGTGACAGCTTGTGCCACAGGGGCGCATTCTATTGGGGATGCTACAAGGATGATTCAATTTGGAGATGCAGATGTTATGATAGCAGGAGGAACAGAGTCTAGTATTGATGCTTTATCAATAGCTGGATTCTGTAG GTCAAGAGCATTGACTACGAAGTATAACTTTCTTCCGCATGCATCTTCTCGGCCCTTTGATTGCAAAAGAGATGGATTTGT GATGGGCGAAGGCTGTGGAGTGATGGTGTTGGAG GAACTTGATCATGCAAAGGAACGAGGAGCAAGAATTTATGCAGAGCTTCGAGGTTATGGGATGTCAG GTGATGCCTATCACATAACTCAGCCACACAATGAAGGAAGGGGTGCTATTTTGGCAATGACACGTGCAATAGAACAG TCAGGGCTTCATCCAAATGAAGTAGATTATGTGAATGCTCATGCAACATCAACACCTCTTG GTGATGCTGTAGAAGCCAGTGCAATAAAATCTCTATTCTTAGATCATGCAACATCAGGTGCTTTAGCACTGTCCTCCACAAAG GGGGCAACTGGTCATCTACTAGGAGCAGCTGGGTCTGTGGAAGCAATCTTTGCTGTTCTTGCCATCCACCAT gGAATTGCTCCACCAACACTTAATCTAGATGAACCAGACCCAGTTTTTAATGGTGCATACATGCCATTAAGTGCTTCAAAGAAGATGCAAATAAGAGCTGCGCTCTCGAATTCTTTTGGCTTTGGTGGAACCAATGCGTCCTTGCTGTTTATTCAACCTCCATAG